A genomic stretch from Arachis stenosperma cultivar V10309 chromosome 3, arast.V10309.gnm1.PFL2, whole genome shotgun sequence includes:
- the LOC130966517 gene encoding uncharacterized protein LOC130966517 — protein sequence MKEKVPKDFKAPDMDPYDEASDPSQHLSNFKSRMYLTEASDATGCKAFPTTLTKIAIKWFDNLPPRSITCFDDLAKKFLARFSIQKDKIKHAPSLLEVKQGDRESCRAYMERFNKACLDIQNLPIEAAIMGLINGLREGPFSQSISKKHLTSLNKVQERDEKYINMEENSRLVETSKIGFPYPSRDKDKEPKKK from the coding sequence ATGAAGGaaaaggttccgaaggatttcAAAGCCCCCGACATGGATCCCTACGACGAGGCATCCGATCCAAGCCAACATCTTAGTAACTTTAAGAGTCGGATGTACCTCACTGAAGCCTCTGATGCAACTGGCTGCAAAGCCTTCCCAACCACTCTCACCAAAATAGCTATAaagtggttcgacaatctaCCCCCAAGATCAATTACCTGCTTCGACGATCTCGCCAAGAAGTTCCTAGCCAGATtttctattcaaaaggacaagatcAAGCATGCTCCAAGCCTACTCGAAGTCAAACAAGGAGACCGGGAAAGCTGCCGAGCTTATATGGAGAGATTCAATAAAGCATGCCTCGACATACAGAATCTCCCGATCGAAGCAGCAATCATGGGACTTATCAacggcctacgagaaggacctttcAGCCAGTCCATATCCAAGAAGCATCTTACTTCCTTGAACAAAGTGCAAGAGCGGGACGAAAAGTATATTAATATGGAAGAGAATTCCCGATTAGTGGAAACCTCCAAAATCGGCTTCCCCTACCCCTCCCGAGACAAGGACAAGGaaccaaagaaaaaataa